In Ornithorhynchus anatinus isolate Pmale09 chromosome 5, mOrnAna1.pri.v4, whole genome shotgun sequence, the DNA window TGGTTGCGCACGTGCACCAGCTTCTTGAAGCCCTTGCCGCAGACGCCGCAGCGGTGGCGGCGCTCGGGGGGGGGCGTGGACCGCGCGCCGGTGCCGCGCCAGCCGGGCGGGCGAGGAGAAGGCCTTGGGGCACTGCGGGCAcggcagggcggggggcgggggcggaggcggaggcggcggcggcggcggggggcccggcggcgCGCCGCTCTTGCCCGCGTGCGTGCGCCGGTGGTACAGGAACTTGGTCATGTTGCTGAAGGCCTTTCCGCAGGGGCAGCGGTGGAGGGGGTTGGCGGTGTGCACGCGGCGGTGGGCCACCAGCGTCAGCTCCGTGCCGAAGCCGCGGCCGCAGTCCACGCAGAGGTAGCGGGCCTCGCCCCGGTGCAGCCGCGCGTGCCGCTCCAGCGACGCCGCCTTCTTGAAGACCTTGGAGCAGGCGGGGCACTCGTGGGTCGCGTCCTCGTGGGCGCGGCCGTGGGCCAGGAGCCGGTTGGCCGAGCTGAAGCCGCGCTGGCACTGGGCGCAGCGGAAGGCGGCGGGCGGCAGGGCGTGGGCGTCCCGCCGGTGGCGCCTCAGCTCGTCGGCCGACGGCCAGGGGAGACGGCAGTCGGCGCAGCggtgggcccggcccggggcctcggGCTCGCCCGCCTCCTGCCCGGCGTCCCCCtggggctcctctccctcctcctcgtcctccccgccGTCGCTCTCCTCCTTGTCCAGCGAGGCGAAGTGGGTGCCCTGGTGCTCCAGGAAGTCCTCGGGCGTGGCGAAGAGCCGGGCGCACTCGGGGCACTCGTAGGGCTCCatgggcggaggcggaggcggaggcggcggagatggcggcggaggcggcggcggcggctccgcgTCCGCCGGGTGCCGGGCATCCCGGTGCGCCAGCCACAGGCCGGGGGAGGCGAACAGCTCCCGGCAGTGGCCGCACTGGTACTGGACCCGGCCGGGGAGGTGGTCGAGGCGGTCTTGCGGGTCGGGGACCCCCGCCCCTTGCACGTGGGCGTCCTGGTGGGCGAGGAGCTGGGCGGGCGTCAGCAGGAGCTGGCCGCACTCGAGGCACCGGAAGCGACCGTCGTCGGGCGTCGAGGGCGGGTCCGGGGGCAGGTGGTGTTGCTGGTGCAGGAGCACGGCCTCCAGGGCGTCGAACAGCAGGCCGCACTCGGAGCACATGTACTGCGGCTGGAAGAACACGGACgccgccccgtcctcctcctcctcctcccccgcctcctcctcccccgcctcctcctccccccccgcctcctccgccaTGGCGGGCGgaagcggggcccgggccggacgCTCAGCCACCCCCTGAGGCGGCCGCGCTCCGAccgggccccttcccctcagccccgggcCGCGACACCCCGCACCATCGCCGCCGCTCATTGGCTGCCGCGCCCTCCTCCCGGCGGCCAATCCGCGCCGTCTGACGTcagaggccgggagggagggggggagccgCCCCCGCGCGCCTGCGCACTACGGGCGTCCGCCCTCCGCCCGCgccgcccctcccttccttcagtaatctgtataataatgctggtatttgttaagcgcttactacgtgcagagcactgttctaagcgctgggggagaggccgggtcatcaggtggtcccacgggaggctcacaggcttcatccccctttgacagatgagggaactgaggcccagagaataataatgttggtatttgtcaagcgcttactaggtgcagagcactgttctaagcgctgggggagaggccgggtcatcaggtggtcccacgggaggctcacaggcttcatccccctttgacagatgagggaactgaggcccagagaataataatgttggtatttgtcaagcgcttactaggtgcagagcactgttctaagcgctgggggagatacagggtcatcaggtggtcccacatgaggctcacaggcttcatccccctttgacagatgagggaactgaggcccagagaataataatgttggtatttgtcaagcgcttactatgtgcagagcactgttctaagcgctgggggagatgcagggtcatcaggttgtcctacgtgaggctcacagtcttcattcccatttgacagatgagggaactgcggcccagtgaagtgacttgcccacagtcacccagctgccaaggggcagagctgggaatcgaacccatgacctcggactcccaagccgggctctttccactgatccacgcttgtatcggtgccccccccccccattttgctGCCCCaacgcacaataataataatattgatggcatctgaagcgcttactatgtgcaatgcactcttctaagcgctggcggggggaggataaaaggtactcagcttcattcattcaatagtatatattgagctcttgtgaggtgcggagcactggactaagcgcttggaatgggcaattcggcaacaggtagaggccacccctgcccgatgatgggctcacagtctaaacgggggcgataggcagcagaacaaaacaagacaacatcatcgagataaatagaatcaaggagatctacacctcattaacaaaataaatagggtaatagataatatatacaaacgagcacagtgctgaggggaagggggaagagcagaaggtggggatggggagcccCGGGGCACTCTCCGGGGTCTGGGAGGCTCTGGGCTCCCTTATCCCTCGGGGactgtccccgtcccccatttTGCTGCCCCGccgcataaaaataataattttgatggcatctgtgaagcgcttactatttgcaaagcactcttttaagcgctggctggggggaatacaaggtaatcaggttaattcattcaatagtatttattgagcgctcactatgagcagagcactgtactagaccctcggaatgtacaattcggcaacagatagagaccatccccgcccaatgatgggctcacagtctaaacgggggagagcacaacgaggttgtcccacgtggggctcaccgtcttaatccccattttccagctgagggaactgaggcccagagaagggaagtgacctgtccgaagtcacacagctggcaagtggcgcaaccgggattagaacccttgacctctgactcccaagtccgggttcttccCTCCGGGCCGTCTCTAAGGAGACGGGGGCCCTGGGTCCCCGGTAGGGTggactcttcttcctctcccccgagagggggaagggagggtcccccgctctcctccttccttcagctcctgcctctggtccAGCACTGCGCTTCGGAAGACGGTAAAGGAAAGGAAGGCACGGCGTTAAGGAAATGAGTCTGTTGGTGACAGGAACACGTCAGGGACAACAACCCGGCACGCTCGTGACGGGGCCTGACTCACAAAAGCGCAGAGGGCGAGGGACGCGTTCGTTCACCCCGCCCCGGAAACCACAAACCCAAACAGGGCCTGAGGtcggggagacacacagacacacacagagacacacaacaCGTACAGCGGAGCCTGAAGCCTCGGCCGGGGGTGGGTCGCCCTCCCCGAGTAAGGGCGGGAGCTCCACCTTTAAAGGGGGCGGTGGACGTTCAGGCCCTGAAAGGACAAGTAGGAACTCGAATGGGCCGCTACCGTCTCCCTGGCGGGGCGAGACGTGGGACCAGTCaggacttttaataataataacaataataatgttggtatttgttaagcgcttactatgtgcagaacacagttctaagcgctggggtagacagagggtcatcaggttgtcccacgtgaggcacacagttaattcccattttccagatgaggtcactgaggcccagagaagtgacttacccacagtcacacagctgccaagtggcagagccgggatttgaacccatgacctctgactcccaagcccgggctctttcccttgttaagcgcttacgatgtgcaaagcgtcgttggagatacaaggtgatcaggtcgtcccacgtggggctcacagtcttcatccccatttgacaaatgaggtaaactggggcacagagaagtgaagtgactcgtcccaagtcacccagctgacaagtggcagagccgggattagaacccgtgaccttctgactccccagcctgggctctttccactgacccacactgcttctcgtaagaAGCGCAGGCCATCACCGGGGGAATCATAACCgagtcgtactttccaagcgctcagcacagtgctctgcacccagtaagcgtccaataaatacaatcgaatgaatgccgGTTCCCGTCTTGTCCTTCCCGTGAGGGATTATGGAAGCagcggaagcccgtcaaagggcagggaccgtctctgttaccgatctgtccattccaagcgcttagtacagtgctctgcacagagtaagtgctcaataaatactattgaatgaaaagagcccgggcttgggagtcagaggtcatgagttcgaatgccggctctgccacttggcagctgggtgactgtgggcaagtcacttctctgggcctcagttccctcatctgtcaaatggggacaaagaccgggagcctctcgtgggacaacgtgatgaccctgtatgtccccccgcgcttagaacagtgctctgcgcacagcaggcgcttaacaaataccaacattattacaacgtGGGTTGGCCTCTGGAccagaacgggggggggggggggggacacattgAGGGGAGGTCCACCGCGCATGCGCACCTCGACCAACCTCCCCGGGGCTCACGAGGACAAGTCTGAGGCCGCGCGTGACGAGAGGCCCGACGGGCGGCTTCCGAGGGAGAGGGGGCTCTGCGCCTGCGCGAGCtcaagggggcggggcggggagggggcggcgcagGCGCAGTCGCTCAGAAGGTACCAGAACGACCCAAACGGCGGCGGAGCTCGCCGTTGGGGACTTTGGGCGTCGGGcagacaggagaggaggaagtccCTGCCGCCGGGGCCGCCTCGGACCCTCCGGAGCGGCGTCTTTGGGGTAGGGAGGGtgggtccgtccccccccccgccacggccGGTTGGTGGCTGCGGGGACGGTTCCACGGGGACGGGGGTGGGACGGGACCactgggagatggggggggaaggaaggttccaacggggaggggggtgagcaggggttcggcggggagggaggcgggccgtACCActgtgcgggggaggggggtcgtgTCCAGCCGTCGCCCTTCGCTCTCCccaggcccggcggcggcggcggcggcgcggagcATGTCGGGCCGGCcgggcgccccgcccccgcccccgtgctGGGACGAGGACGAGTGCCTCGACTACTACGGGCTGCTGTCGCTGCACCGCATGTTCGAGGTGGTGGGCGCCCAGCTGACCGACAACGACGTGGCCGTGCTGTCCTTCCTGCTGGACGAGGCGCAGGCCCCcgagggcgacggggagggggcggcggggggctgggagcgggcgCGGCCCCCGGCGCGGAGCGGCCTGGAGCTGCTGCTGGAGCTGGAGCGGCGGGGACAGTGCGACGAGGGCAACCTGGGGcctctgctgcagctgctgcgcgTCCTCACCCGCCACGACCTGCTGCCGCATCTCACGCTCAAGAGGCCCCGcccgggtgaggaggaggaggaggaagagggagggcaaggacCGGCCACCagacccccccatccccccaccccaccccgggggcAATTGGGCGAGGAAGGGGGAGGCCCTCGTCCTAATGACACCTTGGAGGCCGACCCCGCTCTAAGCCACTCTTTAATCATCATGATGCCGGCCTGGGCTGAGCGcttaactgataataataatgttggtatttgttaagcgcttactgtgcagagcactgttctgagcacgg includes these proteins:
- the ZNF526 gene encoding LOW QUALITY PROTEIN: zinc finger protein 526 (The sequence of the model RefSeq protein was modified relative to this genomic sequence to represent the inferred CDS: deleted 1 base in 1 codon), encoding MAEEAGGEEEAGEEEAGEEEEEDGAASVFFQPQYMCSECGLLFDALEAVLLHQQHHLPPDPPSTPDDGRFRCLECGQLLLTPAQLLAHQDAHVQGAGVPDPQDRLDHLPGRVQYQCGHCRELFASPGLWLAHRDARHPADAEPPPPPPPPSPPPPPPPPPMEPYECPECARLFATPEDFLEHQGTHFASLDKEESDGGEDEEEGEEPQGDAGQEAGEPEAPGRAHRCADCRLPWPSADELRRHRRDAHALPPAAFRCAQCQRGFSSANRLLAHGRAHEDATHECPACSKVFKKAASLERHARLHRGEARYLCVDCGRGFGTELTLVAHRRVHTANPLHRCPCGKAFSNMTKFLYHRRTHAGKSGAPPGPPPPPPPPPPPPPPALPCPQCPKAFSSPARLARHRRAVHAPPERRHRCGVCGKGFKKLVHVRNHLRTHTGERPFQCADCGKTFASLANLSRHQLTHTGARPYPCPDCGKRFTQSSNLQQHRLLHGRPARPGAPPPFPCPRCPAAFSRASRLRAHAAAVHAEGAERPAFPCPLCGKALASAGGLSRHQRRHAGLRPHGCGVCGRRFAAAAGLRLHQRVHGLTPPPAPPPPAPPRQTIMCNELGETIAIIETAQPLALEDTLQLCQAALGSGGLLQLDAAFV